The Snodgrassella alvi wkB2 genome window below encodes:
- a CDS encoding DNA internalization-related competence protein ComEC/Rec2 encodes MSKTLVVSGWLPWWVLGVCGSYLLPSPAILPWIYAFFILLVFAFFTRWLVFLFGCALCAGIIFALWRTDNLLQNQWPLTDKASVQNITLTVSDIPQYEQQRSRFVAQVKLPDGRQQQWLLTDYSKQQWTAGSRWQIKAKVRAIIGEANKVGFNREAWALANHISAQATVVKGQRKALPAVSGWKEKLTSWRIWCGGRWEAQSQIYPQGVALIKALTVGEQSALPAEAWQVFRPLGLNHLVSISGLHVGMLAMLAAWLCSKCLQYLPFQISQPWILTRGAAVITAIVYSALAGFAVPTQRSMLMIIILALTWRRGYLRAFQIWWLTIALVLLFDPLAVLSVGFWLSFLLVAVLMWAGEGVNHTIKLFQLMQAQWAAGLASVVLVAFCFGSVPVMSPLVNALAIPWFTLVLVPIALLSMIVPLDFLRTFAAYLTEQTMQILNTIAKYAPEYYPAHAPLAMWVLAMLSVLIMLLPRGWHLRPLCLLILLLMLSYQPPRPAQGEALVRVWDVGQGLAVNISTAGHELLFDTGTAYAAQSVLLPNLRAAGIRQLDTLVLSHNDADHDGGVVLIKKQLQPKKIIAGQISAYQFPVHPCTAGANWQWDNVWFEFLNQPVATNKKGKNDYSCVLRVVSADKAVLITGDLGKKGEQTLLKAYGDKLFSQILVLGHHGSRYSSDAAFIQTVAPQYAVASAGFANPYGHPHIQVQALLAQENISLLRTDRMGGIQSILSERNLSWQPLQVYKPYWQRKPMKQTSRL; translated from the coding sequence ATGTCAAAAACTCTCGTAGTCAGTGGATGGTTACCGTGGTGGGTATTGGGTGTTTGCGGTTCTTATCTGCTGCCATCACCAGCGATTTTACCGTGGATATATGCTTTTTTTATTTTGTTAGTCTTCGCATTTTTTACGCGCTGGCTGGTTTTTTTGTTTGGTTGTGCTTTATGCGCCGGAATAATATTTGCATTATGGCGCACGGATAATTTATTACAAAATCAATGGCCGCTTACTGATAAAGCAAGTGTGCAAAATATTACGCTTACTGTAAGCGATATCCCTCAATATGAACAGCAACGCAGTCGTTTTGTGGCACAGGTTAAATTACCAGATGGACGGCAGCAGCAATGGCTACTGACAGATTATTCAAAACAACAATGGACAGCTGGCAGCCGATGGCAAATAAAAGCAAAAGTTCGTGCCATAATCGGTGAAGCTAATAAGGTTGGTTTCAATCGTGAAGCATGGGCACTGGCTAATCATATCAGCGCTCAGGCTACAGTGGTAAAAGGTCAACGCAAAGCACTTCCGGCTGTGTCCGGCTGGAAGGAAAAGCTCACAAGCTGGCGAATTTGGTGCGGCGGCCGATGGGAAGCACAATCTCAGATATATCCGCAGGGCGTAGCATTAATAAAGGCGCTTACAGTCGGTGAACAGTCTGCATTACCGGCTGAGGCATGGCAGGTATTCCGTCCTTTGGGTTTAAATCATCTGGTCAGTATTTCCGGCTTACATGTAGGGATGTTAGCCATGCTTGCTGCATGGTTGTGCAGCAAATGCTTACAATATCTTCCTTTTCAGATTTCACAACCATGGATACTGACACGCGGAGCAGCGGTAATTACTGCGATTGTATACAGTGCTCTGGCCGGATTTGCCGTGCCGACCCAGCGAAGTATGCTAATGATTATCATTCTGGCGCTGACGTGGCGGCGGGGGTATTTGCGAGCATTTCAAATTTGGTGGCTGACGATAGCACTTGTATTGCTGTTTGATCCTCTGGCCGTTCTTAGTGTTGGTTTCTGGCTTTCTTTTTTGTTAGTTGCTGTTCTGATGTGGGCAGGAGAAGGTGTAAATCATACAATTAAATTGTTTCAGTTAATGCAGGCACAGTGGGCTGCCGGACTTGCTTCAGTTGTATTGGTAGCTTTCTGTTTTGGTTCGGTACCTGTCATGTCGCCATTGGTAAATGCTCTGGCCATTCCGTGGTTCACACTGGTTCTGGTACCAATAGCATTATTATCAATGATTGTTCCGTTAGATTTTTTGCGTACTTTTGCTGCATATCTTACCGAACAAACTATGCAGATATTGAACACAATAGCCAAATATGCCCCGGAATATTATCCCGCACATGCGCCATTGGCTATGTGGGTATTGGCGATGCTGTCTGTTTTAATTATGTTGCTGCCCCGAGGCTGGCATCTTCGTCCGCTATGCCTGCTAATTTTATTGTTAATGCTCAGTTACCAGCCGCCACGTCCTGCTCAGGGTGAAGCATTAGTTAGAGTATGGGACGTCGGGCAAGGTCTGGCTGTAAACATTAGTACGGCCGGGCATGAATTATTATTTGATACGGGTACAGCATACGCTGCGCAATCGGTGTTATTACCTAATTTACGCGCAGCCGGTATCAGGCAACTTGATACGCTAGTACTCTCACATAATGATGCTGATCATGACGGCGGTGTTGTACTGATTAAAAAGCAGCTGCAACCTAAAAAAATCATCGCCGGACAAATCAGTGCATATCAGTTTCCTGTCCACCCATGTACAGCCGGTGCTAACTGGCAGTGGGACAATGTCTGGTTTGAATTTCTTAATCAGCCAGTGGCAACTAATAAAAAAGGAAAAAATGATTATAGCTGTGTTTTAAGAGTAGTCAGTGCTGATAAAGCCGTGTTGATAACCGGCGATTTAGGTAAAAAAGGCGAGCAGACCTTGCTAAAAGCTTATGGGGATAAATTGTTCAGCCAGATTTTAGTTTTAGGTCATCATGGCAGCCGTTATTCAAGTGATGCTGCTTTTATCCAAACAGTTGCCCCTCAATATGCCGTGGCCAGTGCAGGCTTTGCTAATCCTTACGGTCATCCGCATATTCAGGTGCAAGCATTGCTGGCACAGGAAAATATTAGTCTTTTACGAACAGACCGGATGGGAGGAATACAGTCAATTTTATCAGAACGAAATTTAAGCTGGCAGCCATTACAGGTTTATAAACCATACTGGCAACGAAAACCGATGAAACAAACATCAAGGCTATAA
- a CDS encoding ferritin-like domain-containing protein, with protein sequence MSIVLLLESALLSCQPEEKCTLSLTAQQLCSDTPANSLRRDETGEIKDFRLAGHPPKPELVPPSRVTNRNLTTIEGYAALLHAVCHIEFNAINLALDAAYRFRLLPEEFTRDWVRIAAEEAKHFQLMRQRLQATGYDYGDFSAHNHLWDMAYKTAFDPLLRMALVPRVLEARGLDVTPGMRKKFAQKGDDETCAVLDIIYREEVGHVRAGNYWYQYLCKQRGLEPLTLFRRLLSRYDLFIFRGYVNLEAREQAGFSSFELEMLENFEQNRQTDIHNWRQALQN encoded by the coding sequence ATGTCTATTGTCTTATTACTCGAATCTGCTTTGTTAAGTTGCCAGCCTGAGGAAAAATGTACGCTAAGTTTAACTGCACAGCAACTGTGCTCAGATACACCTGCGAATAGTCTGAGAAGGGATGAAACAGGTGAAATAAAAGATTTTCGTCTGGCCGGACATCCACCGAAACCTGAGTTAGTGCCTCCCTCCAGAGTTACAAACAGAAATTTAACTACTATAGAAGGTTATGCAGCTTTGTTGCATGCAGTTTGTCATATTGAATTTAATGCAATCAATCTGGCTTTAGACGCAGCCTACCGATTCAGATTGTTACCGGAAGAGTTCACTCGTGACTGGGTACGGATTGCTGCTGAAGAAGCAAAACACTTTCAGCTTATGCGTCAGCGTTTGCAAGCAACCGGATATGATTATGGTGATTTTTCAGCTCATAATCATTTATGGGATATGGCTTATAAAACTGCATTTGATCCATTACTGCGCATGGCTTTAGTACCCAGAGTACTGGAAGCACGAGGGCTGGATGTAACACCCGGAATGCGTAAGAAATTTGCTCAAAAAGGGGATGATGAAACTTGTGCTGTATTGGATATTATCTATCGTGAAGAAGTAGGGCATGTACGTGCGGGAAATTACTGGTATCAGTATTTATGTAAACAGCGCGGACTTGAGCCACTGACATTATTTCGTCGCTTACTCAGTCGTTATGATTTATTTATTTTTCGCGGCTATGTTAATCTGGAAGCACGGGAACAAGCCGGTTTTTCTAGTTTTGAACTGGAAATGCTGGAAAATTTTGAGCAAAACCGCCAGACAGATATACACAACTGGCGGCAGGCTTTACAAAATTAA
- a CDS encoding metal ABC transporter ATP-binding protein: MSIQLENVTVSYRHRPAIHHINIDFNMNEMWAIFGPNGAGKSTLLKAIMHLVRPDSGQISWGKLQRSDIAYLPQQSDIDRSQPMSVFELVAMGLWYETGFFASISKAMYQRIFNVLNQVGMLQYKDRSIAQLSNGQFQRILLARMLIQNASVLLLDEPFNAVDASTTFALLDILKTYQQQQKCTVITVLHDYEQVQAYFPNTLLIAREKIAAGKTDKVITENNLQKAAAAMQQYEQNQWCDR, translated from the coding sequence ATGAGTATTCAGCTTGAAAATGTTACTGTGAGCTATAGACATCGACCGGCTATTCATCATATCAATATTGATTTTAATATGAATGAGATGTGGGCTATATTTGGTCCAAACGGAGCGGGTAAATCAACTTTGCTTAAAGCCATTATGCATCTTGTTCGCCCTGATAGCGGCCAAATTAGCTGGGGAAAATTGCAGCGCTCTGATATTGCTTATCTGCCTCAGCAGTCGGATATTGATCGTAGCCAGCCGATGAGTGTATTTGAACTGGTAGCAATGGGTTTATGGTATGAAACCGGTTTTTTTGCCAGTATATCTAAAGCCATGTATCAGCGAATTTTTAATGTACTTAACCAGGTAGGGATGTTGCAATATAAAGACCGCAGTATTGCTCAGCTTTCTAACGGACAGTTTCAACGCATATTGCTGGCGCGTATGCTGATTCAGAATGCAAGTGTATTATTACTGGATGAACCATTTAATGCTGTCGATGCGTCAACCACATTTGCTTTACTGGATATACTCAAGACATATCAGCAGCAACAAAAATGTACTGTTATTACCGTTTTGCACGATTATGAACAAGTACAAGCCTATTTCCCCAATACGCTATTAATTGCCCGTGAAAAAATTGCAGCAGGTAAAACGGATAAAGTAATAACAGAAAATAATCTGCAAAAGGCAGCGGCAGCTATGCAGCAATATGAACAAAACCAGTGGTGTGACAGGTAA
- the lolA gene encoding outer membrane lipoprotein chaperone LolA, producing the protein MRILSKAILTGFMTVNLTLAYAGGLDTLQKFNSDTDGISGQFSQTVHSKKRTQTTSGTFSIQRPGLFRWEYTQPYKQTIVGDGKTVWLYDQDLAQVTKRSQNQTIGDSPAAILSNKLALNANYTLSDDGSSNGIDYVRAIPKRSDTGYQNIRIGFRGDNLANMQLKDSFGNLTNITFSQLNTHPQFNRNQFKFTPPKGVDVLSQ; encoded by the coding sequence ATGCGAATTTTGAGTAAAGCAATACTAACCGGCTTTATGACTGTCAATTTAACTCTGGCCTATGCCGGAGGTCTTGATACTCTGCAAAAATTCAATTCCGATACAGATGGTATTTCCGGTCAGTTTAGTCAGACTGTTCACAGTAAAAAGCGTACTCAAACTACTTCAGGAACATTTTCCATTCAGCGCCCGGGACTTTTCCGCTGGGAATATACACAGCCATATAAGCAAACTATTGTTGGTGATGGTAAAACTGTCTGGTTATATGATCAGGACTTAGCTCAGGTAACCAAGCGCTCTCAGAATCAGACCATTGGCGATTCTCCGGCAGCTATTCTTTCGAATAAATTAGCGTTGAATGCCAATTATACCTTGTCAGATGATGGCAGCAGTAATGGCATTGATTATGTTCGGGCCATTCCAAAACGAAGCGATACAGGCTATCAGAATATTCGTATTGGTTTTCGTGGTGACAATCTGGCCAATATGCAGCTGAAAGACAGTTTTGGTAATCTGACCAATATTACTTTCAGTCAGCTTAATACTCATCCGCAGTTTAATCGCAATCAGTTCAAATTTACACCGCCTAAAGGTGTAGATGTATTAAGCCAGTAA
- a CDS encoding metal ABC transporter permease: MNIVHLLTEPFADYDFMRYALCSIVFLALGTAPVGVFLMMRRMSLVGDALGHAILPGAAAGYMIAGLSLPAMSLGGFIAGLLMALLAGLASRFADVREDASFAAFFLTCLALGVVLVSRGGNSVDLLNLLFGSILSVDRAALTLVAVVSSITMLVLAVIYRPLMLESIDPLFLRAVNGKGTLWHIIFLILVVLNLVAGFQALGTLMSVGLMMLPAISARLWHKTMGGMMTIAAGIAIVCGFIGLLLSYYIDLPSGPAIILCCGFVYILSLFIGCENGILWWLYKRHRHHIT, encoded by the coding sequence ATGAATATTGTCCATTTACTTACAGAACCTTTTGCTGATTATGATTTTATGCGTTATGCACTCTGCTCTATTGTATTTCTTGCTTTGGGGACGGCACCGGTAGGGGTTTTTCTGATGATGCGCCGCATGAGTCTGGTTGGTGATGCTTTAGGCCATGCAATTTTACCGGGTGCTGCCGCTGGTTATATGATTGCCGGTCTCAGTCTGCCTGCAATGAGTTTAGGTGGCTTTATTGCCGGTTTACTGATGGCTTTACTGGCCGGTCTGGCCAGCCGCTTTGCCGATGTACGTGAAGATGCCAGCTTTGCAGCTTTTTTTCTTACCTGTCTGGCTTTAGGCGTGGTGTTGGTCAGTCGTGGCGGTAATAGCGTCGATTTACTGAATTTATTATTCGGCTCAATTTTATCGGTTGATCGTGCGGCCTTAACTTTGGTTGCGGTAGTCAGCAGTATAACCATGCTGGTACTGGCTGTTATTTACCGGCCGCTAATGCTGGAAAGTATCGATCCGCTGTTTCTGCGTGCCGTAAACGGAAAAGGGACACTTTGGCATATTATTTTTTTAATTCTTGTCGTCTTGAATCTGGTAGCTGGTTTTCAGGCATTAGGTACCCTGATGTCTGTAGGCTTGATGATGTTACCGGCTATCAGCGCAAGGCTATGGCATAAAACGATGGGCGGCATGATGACGATTGCTGCCGGTATTGCCATAGTTTGCGGATTTATCGGATTACTGCTTTCTTACTATATAGATCTGCCTTCAGGTCCGGCAATTATTTTGTGTTGTGGTTTTGTTTATATTCTGTCTTTATTTATTGGTTGTGAAAACGGTATTTTATGGTGGTTATATAAACGTCACCGTCATCATATTACCTGA
- the aspS gene encoding aspartate--tRNA ligase: MRTNYCGLINEQYLDQTVTVKGWVHRRRDHGGVIFIDLRDREGIVQVVIDPDTPEAFTLADSARNEYVLSITGRVRARPEGTKNDKMISGGIELLAKEIDILNTAATPPFLIDDESISENVRLTNRVIDLRRPVMQNNLRLRYRVAMAVRRYLDSQGFIDIETPMLTRSTPEGARDYLVPSRVFPGEFFALPQSPQLFKQLLMVAGFDRYYQIVKCFRDEDLRADRQPEFTQIDLETSFLSENEIMDITENMVKLVFQEALAVDLPVFPRMSWHEAMFLYGSDKPDLRVNLQFTELTDLMKTEEFKVFRAAADMKNGRVVALRVPNGASLSRKEIDTYTEFVGIYGAKGLAYIKVNDISKVNNTEDSGLQSPIVKFLSDRALQSIIEKTGAQNGDIIFFGADKAKVVNEAIGALRVKIGHEHGAANGYFADEWRPLWVVDFPMFEYDEEEQRWSAMHHPFTAPKAGHEDLLVSAPDQCIARAYDMVLNGWEIGGGSIRIHRADIQEKVFAALKITPEEQQNKFGFLLNNLKFGAPPHGGLAFGLDRLVTLMAGADSIRDVIAFPKTQRSQDLLVDAPNHVDEKQLRELGLRLRQKVQTEEKN, encoded by the coding sequence ATGCGAACCAACTATTGTGGCTTAATTAATGAGCAATATCTCGACCAGACTGTTACCGTAAAAGGCTGGGTACATCGCCGCCGCGATCACGGCGGTGTAATATTCATTGACCTGCGCGACCGGGAAGGTATCGTACAGGTAGTAATTGACCCGGATACACCTGAAGCTTTTACTCTGGCTGACTCTGCCCGTAACGAATATGTACTAAGTATTACCGGTCGTGTACGTGCACGTCCTGAAGGTACCAAAAACGATAAAATGATTTCCGGCGGTATTGAACTATTAGCCAAAGAAATTGACATACTCAATACTGCTGCCACCCCACCATTTTTAATTGATGACGAAAGCATCAGTGAAAATGTACGTCTGACTAACCGCGTAATTGATTTGCGTCGTCCGGTTATGCAAAATAATCTACGACTGCGCTATCGTGTTGCTATGGCTGTTCGCCGATATCTGGACAGTCAGGGATTTATAGATATCGAAACACCGATGTTAACCCGCTCTACTCCTGAAGGTGCACGGGACTATCTCGTACCCAGCCGTGTATTTCCAGGTGAATTCTTTGCGTTACCGCAGTCTCCGCAGCTATTCAAACAGCTACTGATGGTGGCAGGATTTGACCGCTATTACCAGATTGTAAAATGTTTCCGTGATGAAGACCTGCGTGCTGACCGTCAGCCGGAATTTACTCAGATAGACCTTGAAACTTCGTTTTTAAGTGAAAACGAAATCATGGATATCACTGAAAACATGGTTAAGCTGGTTTTTCAGGAAGCTCTGGCTGTAGATTTACCTGTTTTCCCGCGCATGAGCTGGCATGAAGCTATGTTCCTGTATGGTTCGGATAAACCGGATTTGCGCGTAAATCTGCAATTTACCGAATTAACCGATTTGATGAAAACGGAAGAGTTTAAAGTATTTCGTGCGGCCGCCGATATGAAAAACGGCCGTGTTGTTGCCTTGCGTGTACCTAATGGTGCCAGCCTGAGCCGCAAGGAAATAGATACCTATACAGAATTTGTTGGTATTTATGGTGCAAAAGGTCTGGCGTATATCAAAGTAAATGACATTAGCAAAGTAAATAATACAGAAGATAGCGGTTTGCAATCTCCGATTGTGAAATTCCTTTCTGATCGTGCTTTGCAGTCTATTATTGAGAAAACCGGCGCACAAAATGGCGATATCATTTTCTTCGGTGCTGATAAAGCCAAAGTGGTTAACGAAGCTATTGGCGCACTGCGCGTTAAAATCGGTCACGAGCATGGTGCTGCTAACGGCTATTTTGCTGACGAATGGCGTCCATTATGGGTAGTTGATTTCCCGATGTTCGAATATGATGAAGAAGAACAACGCTGGTCTGCTATGCATCATCCTTTTACTGCACCTAAGGCCGGTCATGAGGATTTACTGGTATCTGCACCGGATCAGTGTATTGCCCGTGCTTATGATATGGTGCTAAATGGCTGGGAAATCGGTGGAGGCTCTATTCGTATTCATCGTGCAGATATTCAAGAGAAAGTATTTGCTGCACTGAAAATCACTCCAGAAGAGCAACAGAATAAATTCGGTTTTCTGCTGAACAACCTGAAATTCGGTGCTCCTCCGCATGGAGGTCTGGCGTTTGGTCTGGACCGACTGGTAACCCTGATGGCTGGTGCTGATTCCATTCGTGATGTTATCGCATTCCCGAAAACTCAGCGTTCGCAGGATTTACTGGTAGATGCACCAAATCATGTTGACGAAAAACAATTGCGTGAGCTTGGCCTGCGTTTACGTCAAAAAGTTCAGACTGAAGAGAAAAATTAA
- the trmA gene encoding tRNA (uridine(54)-C5)-methyltransferase TrmA, translating into MTGITYQQQLSDKQHYLEQLFADCAFPPIQIFTSPASHYRMRAEFRIWHEGDSCSYAMFTPGEKASSGNVCKIRDFAIAHENINSLMPVLLSKIQAREELKTRLFQVEFLTTLAGDTLVTLIYHKKLDDVWAQSAKSLATELNIQILGRSRGQKVVLERDYVIERLKVHNEIFEYKQFEGGFTQPNAEVCQSMLGWAVDVAQSINGGDLLELYCGNGNFTLPLSRQFHKVLATEVSKTSVQAAHWNIENNHINNIALARLSAEEFTEAFTGIRTFRRLASEQINLADYQFSTVFVDPPRAGIDHDTLKLLQKFDNIIYVSCNPVTLHENLQTLLATHSVKQAAMFDQFPFTPHIESGVWLKRR; encoded by the coding sequence ATGACCGGTATTACTTACCAGCAACAATTATCTGATAAACAGCACTATCTAGAGCAACTATTTGCAGACTGTGCTTTTCCGCCAATACAGATTTTCACTTCTCCGGCTTCTCATTACCGGATGCGTGCGGAATTTCGTATCTGGCATGAAGGAGACAGCTGTAGTTATGCTATGTTTACCCCTGGAGAAAAAGCCAGTTCCGGTAATGTATGTAAAATACGTGATTTTGCCATAGCTCATGAAAATATTAACTCATTGATGCCTGTTTTACTGAGCAAAATACAGGCCAGAGAAGAGTTAAAAACACGCTTATTTCAAGTTGAATTTTTAACAACACTGGCTGGCGATACGCTGGTTACTCTGATTTATCATAAAAAACTGGATGATGTCTGGGCTCAGTCAGCTAAATCGCTGGCCACCGAACTGAACATTCAGATCTTGGGACGCAGCCGTGGGCAGAAGGTAGTTCTGGAACGCGATTATGTTATTGAACGCTTAAAAGTTCATAATGAAATCTTTGAGTATAAACAGTTTGAAGGTGGTTTTACTCAGCCGAATGCAGAAGTTTGTCAGTCGATGCTGGGTTGGGCTGTTGATGTTGCTCAATCGATCAATGGTGGAGATCTACTGGAGCTTTATTGTGGTAATGGTAATTTTACTTTGCCGCTGTCCCGCCAATTTCACAAAGTTCTGGCTACAGAAGTATCAAAAACTTCTGTACAGGCAGCGCATTGGAATATTGAAAATAATCATATCAATAATATTGCATTAGCACGACTTTCGGCAGAAGAATTTACAGAAGCATTTACAGGCATCCGAACTTTCCGGCGATTGGCCAGCGAGCAGATTAATCTGGCTGATTATCAGTTCAGTACGGTTTTTGTGGACCCTCCGAGAGCCGGTATTGATCATGACACTCTTAAGTTGTTACAGAAATTTGATAACATTATTTATGTATCCTGTAATCCGGTCACTTTGCACGAAAATCTGCAAACATTATTAGCTACTCATAGCGTTAAACAGGCCGCCATGTTTGATCAGTTTCCTTTCACACCGCATATCGAATCTGGTGTCTGGCTAAAGAGACGCTGA
- a CDS encoding DUF502 domain-containing protein yields MAQQPAEGGKLKKSLKKYMLTGVLVWLPIIVTIWVISYIIGMADQLVNILPAHWQPQAILGFKIHGLGLLFAIIVVFFTGLLAANMLGRRIFAAWDALWGRIPVVKSIYSGVKKVSESLLSDSRQSFKTPVLVPFPQPDIWTIGFVSGHIPDKLASALPHHSEEASSDNYISVYVPTTPNPTGGYYIMVNSKDVREIDMSVDDALKYVISLGMVQPDEPPHNQSLQAIFSLHKPAKPH; encoded by the coding sequence ATGGCACAACAGCCTGCCGAGGGCGGAAAACTGAAAAAATCATTAAAGAAATACATGCTCACTGGCGTGCTGGTATGGTTACCTATTATTGTAACAATCTGGGTAATCAGCTATATCATTGGCATGGCAGATCAGCTTGTCAACATTCTGCCTGCTCACTGGCAGCCACAGGCAATATTGGGATTCAAGATTCATGGTTTAGGCTTACTGTTTGCTATCATTGTTGTATTTTTCACTGGTTTACTGGCAGCAAATATGCTCGGACGCAGAATATTCGCTGCCTGGGATGCGTTGTGGGGGCGCATTCCTGTCGTAAAAAGTATTTATTCCGGAGTCAAAAAAGTTTCTGAATCTCTATTGTCAGATTCCCGGCAGTCGTTTAAAACGCCCGTATTGGTACCCTTTCCTCAGCCGGATATCTGGACTATTGGATTCGTATCAGGTCACATACCGGATAAACTAGCATCCGCTTTACCGCACCATTCTGAAGAAGCTTCGTCAGATAATTATATTTCAGTATATGTGCCCACTACACCTAATCCGACAGGTGGTTACTATATTATGGTTAACAGTAAAGATGTCCGCGAAATTGATATGAGCGTGGATGATGCACTGAAATATGTTATTTCACTGGGTATGGTGCAGCCGGATGAACCACCGCACAACCAGTCATTACAGGCTATTTTCTCTTTACACAAACCAGCCAAACCGCATTAA
- a CDS encoding metal ABC transporter substrate-binding protein, giving the protein MKRGLFICLLTLFLTGLASIIHAAPLPVITSFSILGDVTRQIGGERVQVRSLIGTDQDAHMYQLVSKDLRDMRTAKLILLNGLGLEPLALQRAAQQSRVPLFTVTQNIKPLMLADDGHGHHQHTDPHVWNDPVLMQIYARNIANALISVDPQGKAYYQQRLTAYQQQLAGLNNWASKMFNAVPAEKRKVLTGHDAFGYMAKRYRIEFIAPQGMSTEAEPSARQVAAIISQIRRDHIKAIFMENIKNPKMVQRIASETQTKISGRLYSDALSKGAPAATYIDMFRYNVNALCSAMK; this is encoded by the coding sequence ATGAAACGTGGTCTGTTTATCTGTCTGTTAACTTTATTTCTGACTGGTTTAGCCAGCATAATTCATGCAGCACCATTACCGGTAATCACAAGCTTTAGTATTCTGGGAGATGTTACACGGCAAATCGGCGGTGAACGAGTACAGGTACGAAGCCTGATTGGTACTGATCAGGATGCGCATATGTATCAGTTAGTAAGTAAAGATTTACGTGACATGCGTACTGCTAAACTGATTTTGCTTAATGGACTGGGGCTTGAACCTCTTGCTTTGCAACGTGCCGCTCAGCAAAGCCGAGTACCTTTGTTTACTGTTACTCAGAACATTAAGCCGTTAATGCTGGCTGATGACGGTCACGGACATCATCAGCATACCGATCCGCATGTCTGGAATGACCCTGTTCTCATGCAAATATATGCACGCAACATTGCTAATGCTCTGATAAGTGTGGATCCGCAAGGTAAAGCCTATTATCAGCAGCGTCTGACTGCATATCAGCAACAACTTGCCGGATTGAATAACTGGGCAAGCAAAATGTTTAATGCAGTGCCTGCAGAAAAACGAAAAGTGTTAACCGGACATGATGCTTTCGGTTATATGGCAAAACGTTACCGGATTGAATTTATTGCGCCACAAGGTATGAGCACCGAAGCAGAGCCTTCTGCCCGTCAGGTTGCCGCTATTATCAGCCAGATCCGGCGCGATCATATTAAAGCTATATTTATGGAAAACATAAAAAATCCGAAGATGGTTCAGCGTATTGCCAGCGAGACTCAAACCAAAATATCTGGTCGTCTTTATTCTGATGCACTGAGCAAAGGTGCTCCGGCAGCTACATACATTGATATGTTCCGTTATAATGTAAATGCTTTATGCAGTGCGATGAAATAA
- a CDS encoding DUF1090 domain-containing protein yields MYYSRTTKAVLLTLTLAVSIPALADHNWQTCKEKQQQIEKQMQYAQANHNQKQINRLNAQKADIIQNCSNDDLRQKYTQKINKLDSKISETQRKLAKAQAKGDTEKTAELQNKLNENTSKLQQAKQNLARFEQAAKH; encoded by the coding sequence ATGTATTATTCACGCACAACAAAAGCTGTTCTTTTAACTTTGACTTTAGCAGTTTCCATTCCTGCACTAGCTGATCATAATTGGCAAACCTGTAAAGAAAAACAGCAACAGATTGAAAAACAAATGCAATATGCACAGGCTAACCATAATCAAAAGCAAATTAACCGGCTGAATGCACAAAAAGCAGACATCATTCAAAATTGCTCAAATGATGATTTACGACAAAAATACACTCAGAAAATTAATAAATTAGACAGCAAAATCAGTGAAACACAGCGTAAACTAGCCAAGGCTCAGGCTAAAGGAGATACAGAAAAAACTGCTGAATTACAAAATAAATTAAACGAAAATACATCAAAGCTTCAACAGGCTAAACAGAATTTAGCCCGTTTTGAGCAGGCTGCTAAACATTAA